A stretch of the Filimonas lacunae genome encodes the following:
- the hemL gene encoding glutamate-1-semialdehyde 2,1-aminomutase, giving the protein MYQYESSKTLFERAQQSIPGGVNSPVRAFKSVGGTPVFMEKAKGAYLYDVDGNQYVDYIASWGPMIMGHAYEPVVKAIQAKAEDSTSFGAPTQLEIEMAELIKSMAPNVDMVRMVNSGTEACMSALRLARGYTGKNKFIKFEGCYHGHADAFLVKAGSGLATFNIQTVPGITAGAANDTLTAPYNNLDAVKQLVAEHKNEIAAIIIEPVAGNMGCILPEPGFLEGLRTICTAENIVLIFDEVMTGFRLAAGGAQQKLNIQADLICYGKVIGAGMPVGAFAGKKDIMQYIAPLGNVYQAGTLSGNPLAMIAGYTLLKELKENHAIYTELEQKTVYLRNGLDRVCKEAGIPYTINQLGSMISLHFAEHAVTDFVSASATNIERFKQFFHAMLKRGIYLPPSAFESWFLNHALTRDDLDKTIAAAADSLKEII; this is encoded by the coding sequence ATGTATCAATACGAATCGAGCAAAACATTATTCGAAAGAGCACAGCAAAGCATTCCTGGTGGCGTTAACTCCCCGGTGCGTGCTTTTAAAAGTGTAGGCGGCACCCCGGTATTTATGGAGAAAGCCAAAGGCGCTTATCTATACGATGTAGATGGAAACCAGTATGTAGACTACATAGCTTCCTGGGGCCCCATGATTATGGGTCACGCCTACGAACCGGTAGTAAAAGCCATACAGGCCAAAGCGGAAGACTCTACCTCTTTTGGTGCACCTACCCAGCTGGAAATAGAAATGGCCGAGCTGATTAAAAGCATGGCACCTAATGTGGACATGGTACGTATGGTAAACAGCGGCACCGAAGCCTGCATGAGTGCTTTACGTTTAGCCCGTGGCTATACCGGCAAAAACAAGTTCATCAAATTTGAAGGCTGTTACCATGGCCACGCAGATGCCTTCCTCGTAAAAGCAGGCAGTGGTTTAGCTACCTTCAACATTCAAACTGTGCCTGGCATCACTGCCGGTGCTGCCAACGATACCTTAACGGCTCCTTACAACAACCTGGACGCAGTAAAGCAACTGGTAGCAGAACATAAAAACGAAATAGCCGCTATTATTATAGAACCCGTTGCTGGTAACATGGGTTGTATATTACCGGAACCAGGCTTTTTAGAAGGCCTGCGTACCATCTGTACTGCCGAAAACATTGTACTGATATTTGATGAAGTAATGACAGGCTTTCGCCTGGCTGCTGGCGGCGCTCAACAAAAACTGAACATACAGGCCGATCTTATTTGCTATGGCAAAGTAATTGGCGCAGGTATGCCCGTAGGTGCTTTTGCAGGTAAAAAAGATATCATGCAATACATAGCCCCACTGGGCAATGTATATCAGGCCGGCACCCTTAGCGGTAACCCGCTGGCTATGATTGCAGGTTATACCCTGTTAAAAGAATTGAAAGAGAACCACGCTATCTATACGGAACTGGAACAGAAAACCGTGTACCTGCGTAATGGTCTGGACCGCGTATGCAAAGAAGCCGGTATCCCATACACTATTAACCAACTCGGCAGCATGATCAGCTTACATTTTGCGGAACATGCCGTTACAGATTTCGTAAGTGCTTCTGCCACTAACATTGAAAGGTTTAAACAATTCTTTCATGCCATGCTCAAAAGAGGTATTTACTTACCTCCAAGTGCCTTTGAAAGCTGGTTCCTCAATCACGCGCTCACCCGCGATGATTTAGACAAAACCATTGCAGCAGCAGCAGATAGTTTAAAAGAAATCATATAA